A genomic window from Corvus hawaiiensis isolate bCorHaw1 chromosome 29, bCorHaw1.pri.cur, whole genome shotgun sequence includes:
- the LOC125318102 gene encoding low affinity immunoglobulin gamma Fc region receptor II-like isoform X3, translating into MAGKVALLLWGAQTTQLLVEPPWTPPVLWDRVTLTCQGSGTAGAITWYKDGQRWWEEGPDQFRVTESGTYQCDRPGTGRSPPVNVSNDRLVLQVPARALLEGDTVTLRCRGWQDKPVTWVSFYREEKQLQRFRDGTELSLSPLRLHHSGRYRCRGGVHSEVSGRWKESESAPVSVTVRGVPLSGVSVSVQPPGAQVALGDRLVLSCAVATGTGPLSFSWHRGDSWALLGTGPHLELRHVGDNDSGHYQCRASNGDSVAESVPLNVTVLVPVANATISPGALAQPVSTGDPVTLRCSVQVGSAPVTFTWLRNGTEVARGPLLELGDVHVGHSGTYQCLATNQLGQDGHRVFRALSPELALTVTPRRHWDTAVAAGVAGSLLFLVLLVGVIVGWHWWNRLASRKHQERAPPEPLAPPEDGEVLYTHVTRTKRTQGPTRPAPPQDTQVTYAELPGPHG; encoded by the exons ATGGCCGGGAAGGTGGCGCTGCTCCTGTGGG GCGCCCAGACCACCCAGCTCCTCGTGGAGCCCCCCTGGACGCCGCCGGTGCTGTGGGACCGGGTGACACTGACCTGCCAGGGCTCGGGCACCGCCGGTGCCATCACCTGGTACAAGGACGGGCAGCGCTGGTGGGAGGAGGGACCCGACCAATTCCGTGTCACCGAGAGTGGCACCTACCAGTGTGACAGACCCGGCACCGGGCGCAGCCCCCCCGTGAACGTCTCCAATG ACCggctggtgctgcaggtgccGGCGCGGGCGCTGCTGGAAGGGGACACGGTGACACTGCGCTGCCGGGGCTGGCAGGACAAACCGGTGACCTGGGTGTCCTTCTACCGTGAGGAGAAACAACTGCAGAGGTTCCGCGATGGGACcgagctgtccctgtcccctctgcggCTGCACCACAGCGGCCGCTACCGCTGCAGGGGCGGGGTGCACTCCGAGGTGTCAGGGAGGTGGAAGGAGTCGGAGTCAGCGCCGGTGTCAGTGACAGTGCGCG GGGTCCCGCTCTCAGGGGTGTCCGTGTCGGTGCAGCCCCCCGGGGCacaggtggcactgggggaccGCCTGGTGCTGAGCTGCGCGGTGGCCACGGGGACAGGTCCCCTGTCCTTCTCCTGGCACCGGGGGGACtcatgggcactgctgggcaccGGCCCCCACCTGGAGCTGCGCCACGTTGGAGACAATGACAGCGGCCACTACCAGTGCCGGGCCAGCAACGGGGACAGTGTGGCCGAGAGTGTCCCCCTGAATGTCACCGTCCTGG TGCCCGTGGCCAATGCCACCATCAGCCCcggtgccctggcacagccggTGAGCACAGGTGACCCCGTGACCCTGCGCTGCTCGGTGCAGGTGGGCTCAGCCCCTGTCACCTTCACCTGGCTGCGCAACGGCACCGAGGTGGCCCGGGGTCCCCTCCTGGAGCTCGGGGACGTCCATGTGGGACATTCCGGCACCTACCAGTGCCTGGCCACCAACCAGCTGGGACAGGACGGGCACCGCGTGTTCCGGGCGCTCAGCCCGGAGCTGGCACTGACGGTGACACCGCGGAGACACTGGGACACAG cagtggcCGCAGGTGTTGCTGGGTCCCTCCTGTTCCTGGTCCTGCTCGTGGGTGTCATTGTGGGCTGGCACTGGTGGAACCGCCTGG CCTCCAGGAAGCACCAGGAAAG ggctccCCCGGAGCCCCTGGCCCCCCCGGAGGATGGGGAGGTGCTGTACACCCACGTCACAAGGACGAAGCGGACGCAGG GGCCCACCCGCCCCGCTCCACCCCAGGATACCCAAGTGACCTACGCGGAGCTGCCGGGACCCCACGGGTGA
- the LOC125318102 gene encoding low affinity immunoglobulin gamma Fc region receptor II-like isoform X8: MAGKVALLLWGAQTTQLLVEPPWTPPVLWDRVTLTCQGSGTAGAITWYKDGQRWWEEGPDQFRVTESGTYQCDRPGTGRSPPVNVSNDRLVLQVPARALLEGDTVTLRCRGWQDKPVTWVSFYREEKQLQRFRDGTELSLSPLRLHHSGRYRCRGGVHSEVSGRWKESESAPVSVTVRGVPLSGVSVSVQPPGAQVALGDRLVLSCAVATGTGPLSFSWHRGDSWALLGTGPHLELRHVGDNDSGHYQCRASNGDSVAESVPLNVTVLVPVANATISPGALAQPVSTGDPVTLRCSVQVGSAPVTFTWLRNGTEVARGPLLELGDVHVGHSGTYQCLATNQLGQDGHRVFRALSPELALTVTPRRHWDTVAAGVAGSLLFLVLLVGVIVGWHWWNRLASRKHQERAPPEPLAPPEDGEVLYTHVTRTKRTQGPTRPAPPQDTQVTYAELPGPHG; encoded by the exons ATGGCCGGGAAGGTGGCGCTGCTCCTGTGGG GCGCCCAGACCACCCAGCTCCTCGTGGAGCCCCCCTGGACGCCGCCGGTGCTGTGGGACCGGGTGACACTGACCTGCCAGGGCTCGGGCACCGCCGGTGCCATCACCTGGTACAAGGACGGGCAGCGCTGGTGGGAGGAGGGACCCGACCAATTCCGTGTCACCGAGAGTGGCACCTACCAGTGTGACAGACCCGGCACCGGGCGCAGCCCCCCCGTGAACGTCTCCAATG ACCggctggtgctgcaggtgccGGCGCGGGCGCTGCTGGAAGGGGACACGGTGACACTGCGCTGCCGGGGCTGGCAGGACAAACCGGTGACCTGGGTGTCCTTCTACCGTGAGGAGAAACAACTGCAGAGGTTCCGCGATGGGACcgagctgtccctgtcccctctgcggCTGCACCACAGCGGCCGCTACCGCTGCAGGGGCGGGGTGCACTCCGAGGTGTCAGGGAGGTGGAAGGAGTCGGAGTCAGCGCCGGTGTCAGTGACAGTGCGCG GGGTCCCGCTCTCAGGGGTGTCCGTGTCGGTGCAGCCCCCCGGGGCacaggtggcactgggggaccGCCTGGTGCTGAGCTGCGCGGTGGCCACGGGGACAGGTCCCCTGTCCTTCTCCTGGCACCGGGGGGACtcatgggcactgctgggcaccGGCCCCCACCTGGAGCTGCGCCACGTTGGAGACAATGACAGCGGCCACTACCAGTGCCGGGCCAGCAACGGGGACAGTGTGGCCGAGAGTGTCCCCCTGAATGTCACCGTCCTGG TGCCCGTGGCCAATGCCACCATCAGCCCcggtgccctggcacagccggTGAGCACAGGTGACCCCGTGACCCTGCGCTGCTCGGTGCAGGTGGGCTCAGCCCCTGTCACCTTCACCTGGCTGCGCAACGGCACCGAGGTGGCCCGGGGTCCCCTCCTGGAGCTCGGGGACGTCCATGTGGGACATTCCGGCACCTACCAGTGCCTGGCCACCAACCAGCTGGGACAGGACGGGCACCGCGTGTTCCGGGCGCTCAGCCCGGAGCTGGCACTGACGGTGACACCGCGGAGACACTGGGACACAG tggcCGCAGGTGTTGCTGGGTCCCTCCTGTTCCTGGTCCTGCTCGTGGGTGTCATTGTGGGCTGGCACTGGTGGAACCGCCTGG CCTCCAGGAAGCACCAGGAAAG ggctccCCCGGAGCCCCTGGCCCCCCCGGAGGATGGGGAGGTGCTGTACACCCACGTCACAAGGACGAAGCGGACGCAGG GGCCCACCCGCCCCGCTCCACCCCAGGATACCCAAGTGACCTACGCGGAGCTGCCGGGACCCCACGGGTGA
- the LOC125318102 gene encoding Fc receptor-like protein 4 isoform X4 — MAGKVALLLWGAQTTQLLVEPPWTPPVLWDRVTLTCQGSGTAGAITWYKDGQRWWEEGPDQFRVTESGTYQCDRPGTGRSPPVNVSNDRLVLQVPARALLEGDTVTLRCRGWQDKPVTWVSFYREEKQLQRFRDGTELSLSPLRLHHSGRYRCRGGVHSEVSGRWKESESAPVSVTVRGVPLSGVSVSVQPPGAQVALGDRLVLSCAVATGTGPLSFSWHRGDSWALLGTGPHLELRHVGDNDSGHYQCRASNGDSVAESVPLNVTVLVPVANATISPGALAQPVRAGDPVTLRCSVQVGSAPVTFTWLRNGSEVARGPLLELGDVHVGHSGTYQCVATNQLGQDGHRVFRALSPELALMVTPRAHGDSVAAGVAGSLLFLVLLVGVIVGWHWWNRLASRKHQERAPPEPLAPPEDGEVLYTHVTRTKRTQGPTRPAPPQDTQVTYAELPGPHG; from the exons ATGGCCGGGAAGGTGGCGCTGCTCCTGTGGG GCGCCCAGACCACCCAGCTCCTCGTGGAGCCCCCCTGGACGCCGCCGGTGCTGTGGGACCGGGTGACACTGACCTGCCAGGGCTCGGGCACCGCCGGTGCCATCACCTGGTACAAGGACGGGCAGCGCTGGTGGGAGGAGGGACCCGACCAATTCCGTGTCACCGAGAGTGGCACCTACCAGTGTGACAGACCCGGCACCGGGCGCAGCCCCCCCGTGAACGTCTCCAATG ACCggctggtgctgcaggtgccGGCGCGGGCGCTGCTGGAAGGGGACACGGTGACACTGCGCTGCCGGGGCTGGCAGGACAAACCGGTGACCTGGGTGTCCTTCTACCGTGAGGAGAAACAACTGCAGAGGTTCCGCGATGGGACcgagctgtccctgtcccctctgcggCTGCACCACAGCGGCCGCTACCGCTGCAGGGGCGGGGTGCACTCCGAGGTGTCAGGGAGGTGGAAGGAGTCGGAGTCAGCGCCGGTGTCAGTGACAGTGCGCG GGGTCCCGCTCTCAGGGGTGTCCGTGTCGGTGCAGCCCCCCGGGGCacaggtggcactgggggaccGCCTGGTGCTGAGCTGCGCGGTGGCCACGGGGACAGGTCCCCTGTCCTTCTCCTGGCACCGGGGGGACtcatgggcactgctgggcaccGGCCCCCACCTGGAGCTGCGCCACGTTGGAGACAATGACAGCGGCCACTACCAGTGCCGGGCCAGCAACGGGGACAGTGTGGCCGAGAGTGTCCCCCTGAATGTCACCGTCCTGG tgccCGTGGCCAATGCCACCATCAGCCCcggtgccctggcacagccggTGCGCGCAGGTGACCCCGTGACCCTGCGCTGCTCGGTGCAGGTGGGCTCAGCCCCTGTCACCTTCACCTGGCTGCGCAATGGCAGCGAGGTGGCCCGGGGTCCCCTCCTGGAGCTCGGGGACGTCCATGTGGGAC ATTCCGGCACCTACCAGTGCGTGGCCACCAACCAGCTGGGACAGGACGGGCACCGCGTGTTCCGGGCGCTCAGCCCCGAGCTGGCACTGATGGTGACACCGCGGGCACACGGGGACTCAG tggcCGCAGGTGTTGCTGGGTCCCTCCTGTTCCTGGTCCTGCTCGTGGGTGTCATTGTGGGCTGGCACTGGTGGAACCGCCTGG CCTCCAGGAAGCACCAGGAAAG ggctccCCCGGAGCCCCTGGCCCCCCCGGAGGATGGGGAGGTGCTGTACACCCACGTCACAAGGACGAAGCGGACGCAGG GGCCCACCCGCCCCGCTCCACCCCAGGATACCCAAGTGACCTACGCGGAGCTGCCGGGACCCCACGGGTGA